The Niastella koreensis GR20-10 genome includes a window with the following:
- a CDS encoding efflux RND transporter permease subunit: MSVLENITGPFKNFGPTTWSIKNKASIYLVMLIVSLFGVFQFVTLPKEQFPDIVIPTIYVQTIYVGNSPKDIENLVTRPIEKQIKGITGAKINKTTSTSVADYSAIMVEFSTDVKTDVALQKVKDAVDKAKPDLPTDLTEEPAVMEVSFSEQPIMYVNLYGDYDLPRLKKYADDMQDKLEELSQLNRVDLVGAPEREFQINVDNYKMRSANLTYDDISNAVQYENMDISGGLLDVGNTKRTLQLKGQFKTAYDIQKVVVRNPSGAGIYLKDIAEIKDTIKDRESYARLNGKNVITLNIIKRAGENLIETSDAVKKVVEDMQKSTLPKDLNVAITGDQSKASRTSFNDLVNTIVIGFVLVLIILMFFMGVTNAFFVALSVPLSMFVAFIFLPAADLIVGTHVTLNFIVLFALLFGLGIIVDDAIVVIENTHRIFVQGNGQLTSERSAMMAAGEVFIPVLAGTLTTLAPFVPLLFWPGIIGKFMIYLPTMLIFTLTASLIVAFIMNPVFAVDFMNHPEGHTKPAKSAIFRKPAIWVTLVVGILFDLGHITFLGNFLIFIVLMIILNKYVLDDMIHAFQNRALPWIMGHYETALRWALKGWRPVQLLLATFVLLILTFVFFGARKVPVVFFPSGDPNQIYVYLKLPVGTDVNYTDSVTKTLEEKVYRVLHMDKDSKGNYKENPIVESVISNVAVGAGDPQSGDRSTRPELGRIQVSFVEFEKRHGVHTAPILDEVRQAIKGIPGAEISVDQEKGGPPTDPPINIEVASEDFDNMIKTAVSLKNYLDSIQIPGVEELKLDIDLTNPEVTLSVDRERALIEGVSSAQIGMAIRTAVFGKEVSKIKDGEDEYKIQLRNLEGQRKNLSDLLNMDISFRDMAHGGAFKHVPLSSLVKVDYTSTLGSVKRKNQKRVITIRSNVLLNVTTPTAVNQVIAGHISRFSQGIPEGVTIKQTGEGEQQAETGAFLLKAMVIALLVILLILVIQFNSVSKPVIILTEIIFSVIGVLLGFAFTGMQVSVVMTGIGIVGLAGIVVKNGILVIEFTDELRGRGMKTREALVQAGKTRIIPVLLTAVAAILGLIPLAVGFNINFVTLFSDLNPHIFFGGDNVVFWKPLSWTIIFGLAFAFFMTLLILPAMYLIAERLRRPMRKMYGGKWISFMGIPPLTFLFIPLMLVTMGVHSYKVSRRRRKLAGKKEKVNDAFIGSWF, encoded by the coding sequence ATGAGTGTTTTAGAAAATATTACAGGGCCTTTCAAGAATTTTGGTCCCACCACGTGGAGTATCAAGAACAAGGCCTCCATTTACCTGGTCATGCTGATCGTGAGTTTGTTCGGCGTGTTCCAGTTTGTGACCTTACCCAAAGAACAATTCCCGGATATTGTTATCCCTACCATATATGTGCAAACCATTTATGTAGGTAACTCACCCAAGGACATTGAAAACCTGGTTACCCGCCCCATTGAAAAACAGATCAAGGGCATCACGGGCGCCAAGATCAATAAAACCACCAGTACCTCGGTAGCTGATTACTCGGCCATTATGGTTGAGTTTAGCACCGATGTAAAAACCGATGTGGCGCTGCAGAAAGTAAAAGATGCGGTAGATAAGGCCAAACCCGATTTGCCTACTGACCTTACTGAAGAGCCTGCTGTAATGGAAGTAAGCTTTTCTGAGCAGCCCATCATGTATGTGAACCTGTATGGCGATTATGACCTGCCCCGGTTGAAGAAATATGCCGATGACATGCAGGACAAACTGGAAGAGCTAAGCCAGCTGAACCGGGTTGACCTGGTGGGTGCGCCCGAGCGCGAATTCCAGATCAATGTAGATAACTACAAAATGCGCAGCGCCAATCTCACCTACGATGATATCTCCAACGCTGTACAGTATGAGAACATGGATATCTCCGGTGGTTTGCTGGATGTAGGGAATACCAAACGTACCCTTCAATTAAAAGGTCAATTTAAAACTGCTTATGACATTCAAAAGGTAGTGGTGCGCAATCCAAGCGGAGCTGGCATTTACCTGAAAGATATTGCTGAAATTAAGGATACCATCAAGGACAGAGAAAGTTATGCACGGTTGAATGGAAAGAATGTAATTACGCTGAACATTATTAAACGTGCGGGTGAAAACCTTATTGAAACATCCGATGCGGTAAAGAAAGTAGTGGAGGATATGCAAAAATCCACACTGCCCAAAGATCTGAATGTAGCCATTACCGGTGATCAGAGTAAAGCGTCCCGCACTTCGTTCAACGACCTGGTAAACACCATCGTTATCGGTTTCGTGCTGGTATTGATCATCCTGATGTTCTTTATGGGTGTTACCAACGCCTTCTTCGTAGCATTGTCGGTACCGCTGAGTATGTTTGTGGCGTTTATATTTTTACCTGCCGCCGACCTTATAGTAGGTACGCATGTTACGCTCAACTTTATAGTACTGTTTGCCTTGTTATTTGGATTAGGTATTATTGTGGATGACGCCATTGTGGTAATTGAAAATACCCACCGCATATTTGTACAGGGTAACGGACAGTTAACCAGTGAGCGGTCGGCCATGATGGCGGCTGGTGAGGTATTCATACCGGTATTGGCTGGTACCTTAACCACGCTGGCGCCCTTTGTGCCGTTGTTGTTCTGGCCGGGTATCATTGGTAAGTTCATGATCTACCTGCCTACGATGCTCATCTTTACCTTAACGGCATCGCTGATAGTGGCGTTCATTATGAACCCGGTATTTGCGGTTGACTTTATGAACCATCCTGAAGGGCATACAAAGCCGGCTAAATCGGCTATCTTCCGCAAGCCTGCCATTTGGGTTACATTAGTAGTGGGTATATTATTCGATCTGGGGCATATCACCTTCCTCGGAAACTTTTTGATCTTCATCGTACTGATGATCATCTTAAACAAGTATGTGCTGGATGATATGATCCATGCGTTCCAGAACCGCGCCCTGCCCTGGATTATGGGACACTATGAAACTGCTTTACGCTGGGCATTGAAAGGATGGCGCCCTGTGCAATTATTACTGGCCACCTTTGTGTTACTTATTCTCACCTTTGTATTCTTTGGCGCCCGTAAAGTACCGGTAGTGTTCTTCCCAAGCGGCGACCCGAACCAGATATATGTTTACCTGAAATTACCGGTGGGTACCGATGTTAACTATACTGACTCTGTTACCAAAACGCTGGAAGAAAAAGTATACCGGGTGCTGCACATGGATAAAGACAGCAAAGGAAATTATAAAGAGAACCCGATTGTCGAAAGTGTGATCAGTAACGTAGCGGTAGGGGCCGGTGACCCTCAAAGCGGCGACAGAAGTACAAGACCTGAACTGGGCCGTATACAGGTATCGTTTGTTGAATTTGAAAAACGCCATGGCGTTCACACAGCTCCCATATTGGATGAAGTACGCCAGGCGATAAAAGGTATTCCCGGTGCTGAAATATCGGTTGACCAGGAAAAAGGCGGTCCGCCAACTGATCCACCAATCAATATTGAAGTAGCGAGTGAGGATTTCGATAACATGATAAAGACCGCGGTATCGTTGAAGAATTATCTTGATTCGATACAGATACCAGGTGTGGAAGAGTTGAAACTGGATATTGACCTTACCAATCCTGAGGTAACGCTTTCAGTTGACCGGGAACGGGCATTGATAGAAGGTGTTTCTTCGGCCCAGATTGGTATGGCCATAAGAACGGCTGTATTTGGTAAAGAAGTGTCAAAGATCAAGGACGGTGAAGATGAATACAAGATCCAGCTGCGTAACCTGGAAGGACAACGCAAAAACCTGAGTGATCTGCTGAATATGGATATCAGTTTCCGTGATATGGCGCATGGTGGTGCCTTTAAACATGTGCCGCTCAGTTCGCTGGTAAAAGTTGACTACACCAGTACGCTGGGTAGTGTAAAACGTAAGAACCAGAAGCGCGTGATCACCATCCGTTCAAACGTATTGCTGAATGTGACTACGCCCACTGCTGTAAACCAGGTAATAGCTGGTCACATCAGCAGGTTTAGTCAGGGAATACCTGAAGGTGTTACCATTAAACAAACCGGTGAAGGAGAACAACAGGCCGAAACCGGCGCCTTCCTGCTGAAAGCCATGGTAATTGCCTTGTTGGTTATCCTGTTGATACTGGTAATACAGTTCAACTCGGTAAGTAAACCGGTGATTATTTTAACCGAGATCATCTTCAGTGTGATTGGGGTGTTGTTAGGTTTTGCCTTTACAGGTATGCAGGTATCGGTGGTTATGACTGGTATTGGTATTGTGGGCCTGGCGGGTATTGTGGTGAAGAACGGGATCCTGGTGATAGAGTTTACCGATGAGTTAAGAGGCCGTGGCATGAAAACGAGGGAAGCGCTGGTACAAGCCGGTAAAACCCGTATCATCCCGGTATTGTTAACTGCGGTGGCAGCGATCTTAGGTCTTATTCCTTTGGCTGTTGGTTTTAACATCAACTTTGTTACCCTGTTCTCAGATCTGAACCCGCACATCTTCTTTGGCGGTGATAACGTGGTGTTCTGGAAGCCATTGTCATGGACCATCATCTTTGGTTTGGCATTCGCCTTCTTTATGACGCTGCTGATACTGCCGGCGATGTACCTGATAGCAGAACGCCTGAGACGGCCAATGCGTAAAATGTATGGTGGTAAATGGATCTCGTTTATGGGTATTCCGCCATTGACGTTCCTGTTTATTCCGCTGATGCTTGTTACCATGGGTGTGCATAGTTATAAAGTAAGCCGCAGAAGAAGAAAGCTGGCTGGTAAGAAGGAGAAAGTGAATGATGCGTTTATTGGATCATGGTTCTAA
- a CDS encoding efflux RND transporter periplasmic adaptor subunit produces MKSTYSIIGTVAVVLFLAACGASSGKDGLAEKKAKLEDLKKQEGKLEEEIAKLDTSAAKAEKPKLVVLSTIQSTPFTHYIDLQGSVAANNSVWVTPRGQGGQVRALYVKQGDYVKKGQLLLKLDDAVLRQQIEQATVQLNLAKTVYERRKNLWDQKIGTEIDLINAKSNVDNIQKQIDLLKEQQGFTNVYAEQSGVAEQVTVRVGDVFTASPVGSGISIVNTNDLKVTTDVPEVYQTKVKEGTNLMITLPEDNNKTINAKVSVLGRTINSSTRSFYIEARVPGNLGLRPGQIAMVRIQDYSAPKAITIPINTLQNDDKGKFIMVAATENGKKVAKKRPITAGALYGDKLEVTSGLQAGDVIITDGFQGLYDGQAIVTDAK; encoded by the coding sequence ATGAAAAGTACGTATAGTATAATTGGCACAGTTGCAGTTGTTCTGTTTTTGGCAGCCTGTGGCGCCTCTTCCGGAAAAGACGGACTGGCAGAAAAAAAGGCCAAACTGGAAGATCTGAAAAAACAGGAGGGCAAGCTGGAAGAGGAAATTGCCAAACTGGATACCAGTGCAGCCAAGGCAGAAAAACCCAAACTGGTGGTGTTGTCTACTATTCAATCAACTCCCTTTACCCATTATATAGATCTGCAGGGTAGTGTAGCCGCAAACAATTCAGTTTGGGTTACTCCCCGTGGTCAGGGCGGACAGGTACGTGCCTTATATGTTAAACAAGGTGACTACGTAAAAAAAGGTCAGTTGTTGCTGAAGTTAGACGATGCGGTTCTTCGGCAGCAAATTGAACAGGCAACTGTGCAATTGAACCTTGCCAAAACAGTGTATGAGCGCCGTAAGAATTTGTGGGACCAGAAAATAGGCACTGAAATAGACCTGATAAATGCCAAGAGCAATGTTGACAATATTCAAAAGCAAATAGATCTGTTGAAAGAGCAACAAGGGTTTACTAATGTATATGCCGAACAAAGTGGCGTAGCCGAGCAGGTGACTGTAAGGGTGGGTGATGTGTTTACTGCATCACCTGTGGGATCTGGCATTTCCATTGTAAACACCAATGACCTGAAAGTAACTACAGATGTACCGGAAGTGTATCAGACGAAGGTAAAAGAGGGCACTAATTTAATGATCACACTGCCTGAGGACAATAACAAGACCATCAATGCCAAGGTTTCTGTTCTGGGAAGAACGATCAACTCCAGTACCCGCTCGTTTTACATTGAAGCAAGAGTGCCCGGGAACCTTGGTTTACGTCCTGGTCAGATAGCAATGGTACGCATTCAGGATTATTCAGCGCCCAAAGCTATTACCATCCCCATCAATACCCTGCAAAACGATGATAAAGGCAAGTTTATAATGGTAGCAGCTACCGAGAATGGAAAAAAAGTAGCTAAGAAAAGACCTATAACTGCCGGTGCTTTGTATGGCGATAAATTGGAAGTAACAAGCGGACTGCAGGCCGGTGATGTTATTATCACTGACGGTTTCCAGGGACTGTACGACGGTCAGGCCATTGTTACCGATGCCAAATAG
- a CDS encoding TolC family protein produces MKLNPASMYRIAVVLVLSSIVRPALAQEKHAFTVLQAVDYAKKNSVQVKNLLLDVQLQTETNRQVTANAYPQLSGRVGATYNPNIAVQSFPDFISLATYGVLQKKGVVDGAGNPITVPDDIGLIQAQFGTKWLANAGLDLSQILFDGQVFVGLQARSTSMEWARKNVEVTEELIKANVYKVYYQLVASRTQISLLDANIDRLQKLQHDTHEMYKNGFAEKLDVDKVDVQIANLQTEKKRVENQIANGNLGLKLLMGMPMKDELMLTDTLSDAQIKGGVLEASNYNYSDRKEMQYAELGRKLNQYNIKRYNLSQLPTVSLSGSVSKNAQRNEFNFFNKGDWYTFSNINLNISVPIFKGFYTRSKIAEAKLNLQKTENQIENLKLSIDNEVETARINFNTAMEAMNYQRQNMTLAESVYDQTKKKYESGLGSNTEITAAQTDLKAAQTNYINALYDAIVAKVDYMKAIGKL; encoded by the coding sequence ATGAAACTGAATCCGGCAAGCATGTATAGGATCGCCGTGGTGCTGGTTTTATCAAGCATCGTACGACCGGCCCTGGCACAGGAAAAACACGCGTTCACCGTATTACAGGCGGTGGATTATGCAAAGAAGAACAGCGTACAGGTTAAAAACCTGTTACTGGATGTTCAATTACAGACTGAAACAAACAGGCAGGTAACCGCCAACGCTTACCCACAATTAAGCGGCCGGGTGGGCGCTACTTATAACCCGAATATTGCTGTACAGTCGTTTCCCGATTTTATCTCACTCGCTACATACGGCGTACTGCAGAAAAAAGGAGTGGTTGATGGTGCAGGCAACCCCATTACTGTACCCGATGATATTGGATTGATACAGGCACAGTTTGGTACTAAATGGTTGGCCAATGCGGGATTAGACCTTAGCCAGATTTTATTCGATGGCCAGGTATTTGTGGGCTTGCAGGCAAGATCTACTTCTATGGAATGGGCAAGAAAAAATGTAGAGGTAACCGAAGAGCTGATAAAAGCAAACGTTTATAAAGTGTATTATCAGCTGGTGGCCAGCAGAACCCAGATAAGCTTACTCGATGCCAACATCGACCGCCTGCAGAAACTGCAGCACGATACCCATGAGATGTACAAAAATGGATTTGCCGAAAAGCTGGATGTAGATAAAGTAGATGTACAGATAGCTAACCTGCAAACAGAAAAGAAAAGAGTTGAAAACCAGATTGCCAACGGTAACCTGGGACTGAAGCTGTTGATGGGTATGCCCATGAAAGATGAACTGATGCTTACCGATACATTAAGCGATGCCCAGATAAAAGGCGGTGTACTGGAAGCCAGTAATTATAACTACAGTGACAGAAAGGAAATGCAATATGCAGAGCTGGGCAGAAAACTGAATCAGTATAACATCAAACGGTATAACCTGAGCCAATTGCCTACGGTGAGTCTTTCCGGTTCTGTGTCGAAGAACGCCCAACGCAATGAATTCAATTTCTTCAATAAAGGCGACTGGTATACATTCTCTAATATCAACCTGAATATTTCAGTACCCATCTTTAAAGGGTTCTACACCAGGTCGAAGATCGCGGAGGCAAAACTGAACCTGCAGAAAACCGAGAACCAGATAGAAAACCTGAAGTTGTCGATAGATAATGAAGTAGAAACGGCCCGGATAAATTTCAATACGGCTATGGAGGCCATGAATTATCAACGACAGAATATGACGCTGGCGGAAAGTGTGTATGACCAAACCAAAAAGAAATATGAATCCGGTTTGGGATCAAATACCGAGATCACGGCAGCTCAAACTGATTTGAAGGCTGCGCAAACCAATTACATCAACGCCCTGTACGACGCCATTGTAGCCAAGGTTGATTACATGAAAGCGATTGGGAAACTATAA
- a CDS encoding TetR/AcrR family transcriptional regulator: protein MIPDINTKVRIRDKAKELFLRYGIRSVSMDDIANQLGMSKKTIYQYYTDKNELVDAVIEDELQHMQHDCLKCGENAKDAIDEIYLTVDQVIEQLSSMNPMVLYDMEKFHIRAYQRFMEHKNKFLLQVIKKNLEWGIKDGLYRSEVDVDILSKFRLESMMIPFNIDIFPPSKYKLSEVTKTIIEHYVFGVASLKGHKLILKYQQHRNKNAKNYETESGKHV, encoded by the coding sequence ATGATACCAGATATAAATACAAAAGTGCGCATCCGGGATAAAGCGAAGGAACTGTTCCTGCGGTATGGTATTCGCTCGGTATCCATGGATGATATAGCCAACCAGCTGGGTATGTCGAAAAAGACTATATATCAGTACTATACTGATAAGAATGAGTTGGTTGATGCGGTGATTGAGGATGAGTTGCAGCATATGCAGCATGACTGCCTGAAATGCGGTGAGAATGCGAAAGACGCCATAGACGAGATTTATTTAACCGTTGACCAGGTAATTGAACAATTAAGTAGTATGAACCCGATGGTTTTATACGATATGGAGAAGTTCCATATTCGTGCATACCAGCGGTTTATGGAACATAAGAATAAATTTCTGTTACAGGTCATCAAAAAGAACCTGGAGTGGGGAATTAAAGACGGGCTGTATCGCTCCGAAGTGGATGTGGATATATTATCAAAATTCAGGTTGGAATCGATGATGATCCCCTTCAACATTGACATCTTCCCGCCGTCGAAATATAAGCTGTCTGAGGTTACCAAAACCATTATCGAACACTACGTTTTCGGGGTAGCCTCCCTGAAAGGACATAAACTTATTTTGAAATATCAACAGCATAGAAATAAAAATGCAAAGAACTATGAAACTGAATCCGGCAAGCATGTATAG
- a CDS encoding DUF502 domain-containing protein: MKSSPHIFKKVIQYFLQGLIILAPIAITIYAVTALFNFIDNILPSLIGYFSPGLFTDGAGNAKKIPGLGFIVVTLIVILVGYVSSSYIISKLVDLLDSVLERTPGIKLLYSTIKDFFEAFAGNKRKFDKAVLVSVETTDVWQIGFITQEEVHGFGLQEFVAVYIPQSYALTGRLYFVKTDRVKLLTDISSAEAMKFAISGGVTTIEEEEGKGQKAQSKEKTAASLKP; encoded by the coding sequence ATGAAATCTTCACCACATATATTTAAAAAAGTAATCCAGTACTTTTTGCAGGGGCTAATTATTTTAGCACCTATTGCGATTACTATTTATGCAGTAACCGCCTTATTTAATTTCATCGATAATATTTTACCCAGTCTCATCGGTTATTTCTCACCCGGTTTATTCACCGATGGCGCCGGCAATGCTAAAAAAATACCCGGGCTGGGTTTTATTGTGGTAACTCTTATCGTTATACTCGTAGGGTATGTTTCATCATCTTATATTATCAGCAAACTGGTCGATCTGCTCGATAGTGTACTCGAACGTACACCCGGCATCAAACTATTGTATTCTACCATAAAAGATTTCTTTGAAGCCTTTGCAGGCAATAAAAGAAAGTTTGATAAAGCAGTATTGGTTAGTGTTGAAACAACCGATGTATGGCAGATAGGTTTTATTACCCAGGAAGAGGTGCACGGCTTTGGACTGCAGGAATTTGTTGCGGTATATATTCCCCAGTCGTATGCGCTCACCGGCCGCCTGTATTTTGTAAAAACCGACCGGGTAAAATTATTAACCGACATCAGTTCGGCCGAAGCTATGAAGTTTGCTATTTCCGGAGGAGTAACAACTATTGAAGAGGAAGAGGGCAAAGGGCAAAAGGCACAGAGCAAAGAGAAAACGGCTGCAAGCCTCAAGCCGTAA
- a CDS encoding zinc dependent phospholipase C family protein, translating into MLPPEMLVLYKPNLSFLTDHAVDPDKRRYAVAAEGARHYIDIDHYGVYPFDSLPRTFSKALEKYGRDTLQAYGIVPWHIQIMLYRLTAAFKEKDQVKILKLSADFGHYIADAHVPLHVCSNHNGQLTNQVGIHAFWESRIPELLAATNWDFLLGKASYLTNPLSFTWQRVLESAAAADSVLRIDRELTTQFSADRKYSFEPRNGKVIRQYATDYCLAYNQQLNNMIERRMQQAIFAVASFWYTAWVNAGQPDLKQLIHKNLSEEDQREFERLNQAWLTGKALGKDCD; encoded by the coding sequence ATGCTGCCGCCAGAAATGCTGGTGTTGTATAAACCCAATCTTTCTTTCCTTACCGATCATGCCGTTGATCCCGATAAACGCCGCTATGCCGTAGCCGCCGAAGGCGCCCGCCATTATATCGACATCGATCATTACGGCGTTTATCCATTCGATTCATTGCCCCGTACTTTCTCTAAGGCTCTTGAAAAATATGGCAGAGATACCTTACAAGCCTATGGCATTGTGCCCTGGCATATTCAAATTATGCTGTACCGGCTTACCGCCGCTTTTAAAGAAAAAGACCAGGTAAAGATCCTTAAGCTATCAGCAGACTTCGGGCATTATATCGCCGATGCACATGTGCCCCTGCATGTATGCAGCAACCACAACGGGCAATTGACCAACCAGGTTGGCATTCATGCCTTTTGGGAATCGCGCATTCCCGAACTGCTGGCCGCCACCAACTGGGATTTCCTGTTGGGTAAAGCCAGTTACCTTACCAACCCGCTTTCTTTCACCTGGCAACGTGTGCTCGAAAGCGCTGCCGCAGCCGACAGCGTACTGCGTATTGACCGCGAACTGACCACGCAGTTCTCGGCAGACCGTAAATACTCTTTTGAACCACGGAACGGGAAGGTAATAAGGCAATACGCCACGGACTATTGCCTGGCCTATAACCAGCAGTTGAATAATATGATAGAACGGCGCATGCAGCAGGCCATTTTCGCCGTTGCCTCCTTCTGGTACACGGCCTGGGTAAACGCCGGCCAGCCCGATCTTAAACAGCTCATTCACAAAAACCTCAGTGAGGAAGACCAGCGGGAATTCGAGCGGTTAAACCAGGCCTGGTTAACAGGAAAGGCGCTGGGCAAAGATTGTGATTAA
- the serC gene encoding 3-phosphoserine/phosphohydroxythreonine transaminase, giving the protein MMHNFNAGPSILPQEVFKQASEAILNYNNSGLSILEIGHRTDQFQAVMDEAIALVKELMQLDDQHEVLFLHGGASTQFFQIPMNLLNENEIAAYTDTGTWSSKAIKEAKLYGHVEVVCSAKESNYNHLPKQFTVPKTAKYLHLTTNETIHGVQWHDLAPFFEAGVPLVADMSSDILSRVMDFNKFDLIYAGAQKNIGAAGVNMVIVNKSILGKVNRKLPTMMDYRQHIENGSMLNTPPVFAVYVCMLTLRWLKNLGGVAAIEKINHQKAQLLYNTIDSNPVFKGKVINKEDRSIMNVTFVLENTDLEKEFLTLCKQNNIYGVKGHRSVGGFRPSLYNALPLSSVQVLTDLMKDFANKKG; this is encoded by the coding sequence ATGATGCACAATTTTAACGCGGGACCCAGCATTCTGCCGCAGGAAGTATTCAAACAAGCCAGTGAAGCCATTTTAAACTACAACAATTCCGGTTTGTCGATCCTGGAGATTGGGCACCGCACCGATCAGTTTCAGGCAGTAATGGATGAAGCCATAGCCCTGGTAAAAGAATTAATGCAACTCGACGATCAGCACGAAGTGCTGTTCCTGCACGGTGGCGCATCCACCCAGTTCTTTCAAATTCCCATGAACCTGCTGAATGAAAATGAAATAGCCGCCTATACCGATACCGGTACCTGGTCGTCAAAAGCCATCAAGGAAGCCAAATTATACGGTCATGTAGAAGTAGTTTGCAGTGCTAAAGAATCAAATTACAACCACCTGCCCAAACAATTCACTGTTCCCAAAACCGCCAAATACCTGCACCTTACCACCAACGAAACCATTCATGGTGTTCAGTGGCACGATCTCGCTCCTTTCTTTGAAGCCGGCGTGCCGCTGGTAGCCGATATGAGTAGTGATATCCTGAGCCGGGTTATGGACTTTAATAAATTCGACCTCATTTATGCCGGTGCGCAAAAGAATATTGGCGCTGCCGGGGTAAACATGGTCATCGTAAATAAAAGCATCCTGGGCAAAGTAAACCGCAAGCTGCCTACCATGATGGATTACCGTCAGCATATCGAGAACGGTTCCATGTTAAATACGCCGCCCGTATTTGCGGTGTACGTTTGTATGCTTACCCTGCGCTGGTTAAAGAACCTGGGTGGTGTAGCCGCCATTGAAAAGATCAACCACCAGAAAGCGCAATTACTGTACAATACCATCGATAGTAATCCGGTGTTCAAAGGCAAGGTTATCAATAAAGAAGACCGCAGCATTATGAATGTCACCTTTGTGCTGGAAAATACGGACCTGGAAAAAGAATTTCTGACCTTGTGCAAACAAAACAATATTTATGGGGTGAAGGGTCACCGCAGTGTTGGCGGGTTTAGACCTTCGCTGTACAACGCATTGCCCCTGTCGAGCGTACAGGTGTTGACCGACCTCATGAAAGATTTCGCAAATAAAAAAGGATAA
- a CDS encoding DUF1015 domain-containing protein, translating into MANISPFKALRPRPELAKQVASRPYDVLNSKEAREEVVGNPHSFLHITKSEIDLPEDLDIHSQPVYDKAKENIAAFIQRGILFREDKPCYYIYQLIMNGRSQTGLVAASSVDDYESDVIKKHEFTRPEKEQDRINHIATTGAQTGNVFLAYRNNAEVDTLIENWKDTHTPVYNFVADDAISHTIWVITDDAVNAQITNLFKTQIPQTYIADGHHRAASAAKVRKALGAQAKAEADYFLTTLFPSNQLYIMDYNRVVKDLNGLTEAALLEKLGASFTIEKSAAAVAPANLHQFGMYLKGQWYTLTSKPGTFTTDPIGVLDVSILSNLVLDPLLGIKDQRTDKRIDFVGGIRGLGELEKRVNSGEMAVAFSLHPVTIQQLFDIADSGNVMPPKSTWFEPKLRDGLLTHLIYS; encoded by the coding sequence ATGGCTAATATTTCTCCTTTCAAAGCCCTGCGCCCGCGTCCTGAGCTGGCCAAGCAGGTTGCCTCACGCCCTTACGATGTGCTGAACTCAAAAGAAGCCCGTGAAGAAGTAGTAGGTAATCCACACTCGTTCCTGCACATCACCAAATCAGAGATCGATCTGCCCGAGGATCTGGATATCCACAGCCAGCCGGTGTATGACAAAGCCAAAGAGAATATTGCAGCGTTTATTCAACGCGGTATCTTATTCAGGGAAGATAAACCCTGTTATTATATTTATCAATTGATAATGAATGGCCGTAGCCAAACAGGTTTGGTAGCCGCCAGTTCGGTTGATGATTATGAGAGCGACGTTATTAAAAAACACGAATTCACCCGTCCTGAAAAAGAGCAGGACCGCATCAATCACATCGCCACAACCGGCGCGCAAACCGGTAATGTGTTCCTGGCATACCGCAACAATGCAGAGGTGGATACCCTCATCGAAAACTGGAAAGACACCCATACCCCGGTATATAATTTTGTAGCCGACGACGCTATCAGTCATACCATTTGGGTAATTACCGACGATGCAGTGAATGCGCAAATAACCAACCTGTTCAAAACACAGATCCCGCAAACATATATTGCCGACGGCCACCACCGCGCCGCCTCTGCTGCCAAAGTGCGCAAAGCATTGGGCGCCCAGGCAAAAGCAGAAGCTGATTATTTCCTTACAACCCTGTTCCCCTCGAACCAGTTGTACATCATGGATTATAACCGCGTGGTGAAAGATCTGAATGGCTTAACCGAAGCCGCCTTACTGGAAAAATTGGGCGCTTCATTTACCATTGAAAAATCAGCCGCTGCAGTAGCGCCGGCTAACCTGCATCAGTTTGGAATGTACCTGAAAGGCCAGTGGTATACCCTTACTTCCAAACCCGGCACCTTTACAACCGATCCCATTGGCGTGCTGGATGTATCTATTTTGTCCAACCTGGTATTGGATCCTTTATTAGGCATCAAAGACCAGCGTACCGACAAACGCATCGACTTTGTTGGCGGTATCCGCGGTTTAGGTGAACTGGAAAAAAGAGTGAACAGCGGCGAAATGGCCGTAGCCTTCAGCCTGCACCCCGTTACCATTCAACAGCTGTTCGACATTGCCGATAGCGGTAATGTTATGCCGCCCAAAAGCACGTGGTTTGAACCGAAGTTGCGCGATGGTCTTTTAACGCACCTGATTTATAGCTGA